A window from Mya arenaria isolate MELC-2E11 chromosome 9, ASM2691426v1 encodes these proteins:
- the LOC128202972 gene encoding galactose-binding lectin-like gives MSEPFLIKHRSNGKFFHPDGGKSNPGNGTSVVLHSDIHANMHWRFRKETDYWGYIEHVASGKCIHPNGGSLTPGNGTRLVIHSDRHYGALFALDSKNDHVIHKGGRYAHPDGGRPDPGNGTTVVLHSDIHDAMRFQFVSPKDPSKEILVYGSPNVIGKWEIINAVINPKAEHKSTISVKIGKSKTESTTSTFEYKWESSFGVAIKAITASVSQSVRFMIEKTSSETWTEEKTRTKEITVSPGNTVVTWQYKFAVEQNDSRALFQSNLLADTDSETTVPREFKYSV, from the exons ATGTCTGAGCCATTCCTCATCAAACACCGGTCAAATGGGAAGTTTTTCCATCCCGATGGTGGAAAGAGCAACCCTGGCAATGGCACAAGTGTCGTTCTCCACAGCGACATACACGCCAACATGCACTGGCGCTTTCGCAAAGAAACGGACTACTGGGGCTACATCGAACACGTCGCCAGTGGCAAGTGCATCCATCCGAATGGCGGCAGTCTGACTCCCGGGAACGGAACTAGGCTGGTCATCCACAGTGACCGCCACTATGGCGCACTTTTTGCTCTCGATAGCAAAAACGATCACGTTATTCACAAGGGCGGCAG ATATGCGCATCCAGATGGTGGACGTCCTGACCCCGGTAATGGAACTACTGTCGTCCTCCATTCTGACATACACGACGCCATGCGCTTCCAGTTTGTATCACCAAAAGACCCTAGTAAAGAGATCCTTGTGTACGGTAGCCCAAACGTCATCGGTAAATGGGAGATAATCAACGCCGTCATCAACCCGAAGGCCGAGCATAAGAGTACAATATCTGTCAAGATTGGCAAGTCCAAGACGGAAAGCACGACTTCTACGTTTGAATACAAATGGGAGTCCTCATTCGGCGTGGCGATTAAGGCAATCACAGCCTCCGTGAGTCAATCGGTGAGGTTTATGATTGAGAAAACTTCGTCTGAAACATGGACAGAggaaaaaacaagaacaaaggAGATTACCG TGTCACCTGGGAACACCGTCGTAACCTGGCAGTACAAGTTCGCCGTGGAGCAGAATGATTCACGTGCCCTGTTCCAGAGTAATCTATTGGCTGACACCGACAGCGAGACCACTGTTCCACGTGAATTCAAATACAGCGTCTAA